In the genome of Delphinus delphis chromosome 15, mDelDel1.2, whole genome shotgun sequence, one region contains:
- the HBQ1 gene encoding hemoglobin subunit theta-1 isoform X1 — MVLEAADRAAVRALWLKLGSNVGVYTTEALERTFLAFPSTKTYFLHLDLSPGSAQVRAHGQKVADALTLAVDHLDDLPSALSALRELHAHKLRVDPVKFQLLVHCLLVTLARHYPGDFSPSLQASLNKFLSHVISALAPNCH, encoded by the exons ATGGTGCTGGAGGCGGCGGACCGGGCTGCGGTGCGCGCGCTGTGGCTGAAGCTGGGTAGTAACGTCGGCGTCTACACGACCGAGGCCCTGGAGAG GACCTTCCTGGCCTTCCCTTCCACCAAGACCTACTTCCTCCACCTGGACCTGAGCCCCGGCTCCGCCCAGGTCAGAGCGCACGGCCAGAAAGTGGCCGACGCGCTGACCCTCGCCGTGGACCACCTGGACGACCTGCCCAGCGCCCTGTCGGCTCTGCGTGAGCTGCACGCGCATAAGCTGCGCGTGGACCCCGTCAAGTTCCAG CTGCTGGTCCACTGCCTGCTGGTGACCCTCGCCCGGCACTACCCCGGAGACTTCAGCCCCTCCCTGCAGGCCTCGCTCAACAAGTTTCTGAGCCACGTGATCTCGGCGCTGGCCCCCAACTGTCACTAA